One Takifugu flavidus isolate HTHZ2018 chromosome 3, ASM371156v2, whole genome shotgun sequence genomic window, tcctagaccaaaatatggctccagttcatttgaaagcctgactcgtggcatcacccatctgaactggaaggcagaaaagccacttctgtttatagttgtatatcggccccctgctgggccacactcagagttcctgtctgagttctctgatttcttatctgacttggtccttagaacggacaaagttattatcattggagactttaatatccatgtagacgttgtaaatgacagctttagaaatggcttcatttcattacttgagtcagttggtttcctccagcagataaaccaaccaactcataacttcaaccacaccttagatctagtcctgatttatggtgttgaggtagaacatgtgtcagtgttccctcagaacccagtcctgtcagaccattctttgatcacttttacatttatgattaaggattcttctatgctcagaacacagtcttactatagcagatgtctttcagataatgctgtagctaagtttaaggaagcgatccctgtgctgatcccaggaccactgtgtgtttccccaggggtaaatcattataatcttagccctgctgaggttgactctattgctgaaggtgcagcaacctcactgagaatcacgcttgattctgttgccccctgaaaaagaaaatagtaaatcagaggaggtgtgccccctggtataattcacatatcaggacccccaagcagaaagtgcgaagactggaaaggaagtggcattcttgtaaaatagacagctatcatgtagcctggaaagactgtctattagtttacaaaaaggccctccgcaaggctagaacagcttatttttcttctttaattgaggaaaataagagcaaccccaggtttcttttcggcactgtggccaaattaactaaaagtcacagtgttttagatccacgtatcccttcttcccttagtggtgaagacttcatgagcttcttcactgataaagttctagctatcagagaaaaagctaaccaggccatcccaacaactggaccatcaccagatgtgctgactgtgggaacatacaggttctccaacgagccctgaaactccttcagccctgtatatttttctgaggcgtcatcgctaattcagaaatccaagaccaccacttgtctcttagatcccatcccaacacacctgttgaaggatgttttaccattgataggcagctctatcctggaccagatcaatggttctttagtgtcaggttatgtaccccggtcccacaaggtggcagtggcagccggccccgctgacctgttgtatagtgtatttttgtgtgtgtttctgtgctctgtgcctctcctctcctctcctctcctctcctctcctctcctctcctctcctctcctcctccctctcctctcctctcctctcctctcctctcctctcctctcctctcctctcctctcctctcctctcctctcctctcctctcctctctctttacccagccggccatcagcaggagggtccccctacatgagcctggtcctgctcaaggtttcttcctgttaaaggggagtttttccttgccactgttgcttgtctggggttaggccctgggattctggaaagcgccttgaaacaattttgattgtataagacgctatataaataaagattgatttttttgATTTGATGCGTCATCTTCGGAGTCGATTCGGGTATTTCCGGAAAACAAAGTCACGTGACGAGCCgaaaggggagaagaagaaaaaaaacaaaacactggtgGCGAGTAAAGAGTCGTAATGAAAAGAATACTTCTGATCTTTGTTCAGGTTAATTCTACAACTAGCCGTGACATTAATGTCCAGCTTGAATCATGCAAAACATGCAAACTCACCAACCCTTAGTTGATATTTTCTATGCATTATTAATGTTTAACAAACTTGGGATCCCTCTGTATTTTAAATGATGACTCTGGTGCTTCACACAACTTTACTTCAGTCTTTAATGACACATTCATGTACACTATATTGCACTGATGTAAACTCAACTAGTTAGAAACAGGTCAAGgagcatgtttttttcttcgCCATCACAGGCTTTCATCTTAACTTTGTGACCGAAatagtgttgttgttttttaaacagGACGCCAAACAGATTTTTAATCATTGCTGTATATATCGCGACTGCCTTTTCAAGCAAAGTATGTTTAGGTTCTGATGCTTTTCCCTCTTCATTTTCCTCTATTTTCCTCCTGCCTTTTTTTCTATTCTTGGATATGAAAGCAGATGTACATGTTGATCTTTGCAGCCAAATTTATGAATTgcgataattaaaaaaaaaaaaaaaaaaagtttagatgcttcattttttttctgttctgatGATTTAAAATGTAAGAGAGATTTCTTTTGGGAAGCGATTGAAGATCAAAATGTCCAATGATAAATTTAGTTTCTTCATGGAAAAGGAATCTCCTGACCATTAAGCTTGGACAGTAAAAGCTACTGGGTGAGCTGTAACCACTATGACCACTCTGTCAAGCTCATTGCTTTCTAGTCCCTTCTTCTATCTCACTCCCCTCTTCTGGTAGCCCTGATGTTATTACATGTAACATTTTACtactatttttctctttttttgccgGCCTTTTTTTGTAATCTGTAATTATTTTACTTAAGACATCAGACTATTTCCTGGATTGAAACGTGTTCTATACAACTAAACAAACCCAGTTCAATTTTCTCAAGCCAAGAATGGCCGAAACACTTTGCCCATATATTTAAGTCTGGTTTCCCTCTCTTCAGGTACGCTGGAAGTTTCTGATACCCACTCGGACATGTCCTATGTCTTCATCAACGACTCGTCGCAGACCAACGTGCCTCTGCTGCAGGCCTGCATTGATGGAGACCTACCTTTCTCCAAGAGGCTCCTAGAAACGGGGTGTGACCCCAACATCCGTGACAACCGGGGTCGCACCGGCCTCCACCTGGCTGCCGCCCGAGGGAATGTGGACATCTGCCGCCTCCTGCACAAGTTTGGAGCTGATCTGCTGGCCACTGATTATCAAGGAAACACAGCACTGCACCTGTGTGGCCATGTCGATACCATACAGTTCCTGGTCTCCAATGGTCTGAAGATCGATATTTGGTAAGCTCTGATATTTTTCTCACCTGACAGAAATTCACaacctgtgttgttttttctctcctccattgTTGTTTGACTTTAAACCCTGTTTTACAGTAACCACAATGGATCCACCCCACTGGTGCTGGCGAAGAGACGCGGCGTTAACAAAGACGCCATCCGTCTCCTTGAagggttggaggagcaggaggtgaaagGCTTCAACAGAGGACCCCACTCCAAAATGGAGACCATGCAGATGGCTGACAGTGAGAGGTAAGTGTGGAAGAGCGTGGAGTAAGCCGACTCGTTCTGACGCTGTTGTTGTTTCATGATCGCCCTGCGTGTCGCAGTGCCATGGAGAGCCACTCTCTCCTGAACCCCAACCTTCAGAGCAGTGAGGGTGTGCTGTCCAGCTTCAGGACCACTTGGCAGGAGTTTGTGGAGGACCTGGGCttctggagggtcctgctgctgctggtggtcatCGCCCTGCTCTCCCTGGGCATCGCTTACTACGTCAGCGGCGTCCTGCCGTTCTCCACCagtcagctggagctggtgcactaaggaggaggaggagggttgtgAAGAAGCAGCATGAGGGCGTTAGATATATATACAAATACTGCTTGCCGCTGATTTCTACCAGAACCGTTGccagtttgtcttctttttttcgtATAATTTGCAGCCCAGATTGTGatttggaaacacaaacacgtctGAAACTCCAGACGGTCGTCTTTGTTATAATAACCTGTTACCGTCACCATTTCTTGCTGTTTAAATGCCTTTTCACTTCCTTTATAGCCGTCCCTTCTGttacaaaatatatattttccactgtttttctACCAcggtttcttttttgtgttatttatcaaataaatgaCTGTATTCATTTCCTTCATCAATGTACATTTTGATTAATCCTACAAACCCTGCACTTCATCATCTGATCACTCTCCTGTTCCAACCTTTTGTTCACCACTATCATCGTGCAAAACGCTTGTATGTCTGCATCTATACCGAACAGGAACGCACCTTGACTGCGTGCCTTTTTTGGGGAGAAACGCTTTGTGTTGCTGCCATGTTGTCAGTATCTTTGTACATAAGGTGCCCCATCTCGTTAGCCTGTAATGATCATTCCTTTTGTTGTATATTCACCATTTTTTTGTAAACcatgtatatttttaaatgctccTTAATTCCAGTGTTGATTTTCTGTGACTGACACATTTAacataaaactttattttatgtaaaagatgaataaattgtgtttatgtcttgtttttgtgaaCAGTGCATTCGAAAAAACCTTCCTTTCAATTACTCATTTTCTACCACGAGGGGGGGTCCTGCGTTTGCACTTGAAGGTTTCCAACCAGGAAGTCATTTCAATAACCTGATTCGCAGCTAACTGAACCTGGTTGAACATGCTACTCAGTTCTAGGAAGACCAACTTTTTAAACCTGCGCTACATCTTACTTCTCACTTTGAGGCTTCTCTCCAACGCGGTCGAAGGTATAGTCCATCATTCTAGAGACTAAAGTGGGGGGGATCATCGCAAACTTCTCAACTCTCTCGCTTTTTTAGGTAAGTCTCGGGTGATCGGGTCCTCAGATCCTGTCCTGGCTGTTGAGGGTGAAGATGTGGTCCTGCCTTGTTTTGTGGAGCCGAAGGAGAACGTGGTCGAATTGACGCTGGAATGGGCCAAAGTCGATTCAAATCCTCAAGACCTTACGGAGGCATACGCCCACGTGTACCGGGACGGCCCAGGAGCTTCTGGACATGACGGCGCCGTCATACCACGGCAGAACCACGCTGTCTCTCGAAGGCCTGCGACGCGGGGACATTTCTCTCCGAATCAGCAATGTGACTCAGGTCGATAGCGGCCGTTACAGGTGTCACCTGCCGACACTGAACAGCTTCACTCTGGTCCACCTCTTGGGTGAGTTGCGCCTTATGGCTCCACCTTCAATAATTCACATTAATTGACCATTATATTAATTGACAACCCCCCTCCAGTTACTCCGGAGACACCGCTGCATCCAAATAACATCCAGCCCAATGAGACATCTGCTACAGGTGAACAAATATTGGCCAAAATGCTTCGATTCAGTGACTTCTCCCCCATCAATGCTTCAAGAACACAAATTATCTTCTCAGGTGCTTCTTGCAGACAGTCCTCCATCGGTTTGTGGATCTTGTGCATTGCAGTCGCAGTGCACATGTTAATTTAAGAACCACatatgaaggtgaagaacagaagtGGTATTATGCACTAGCCTCTGCGACATGCACATTTTGCACAAATGGAGAGCCACTCTCTCCTGAACCCCAACCTTCAGAGCAGTGAGGGTGTGCTGTCCAGCTTCAGGACCACTTGGCAGGAGTTTGTGGAGGACCTGGGCttctggagggtcctgctgctgctggtggtcatCGCCCTGCTCTCCCTGGGCATCGCTTACTACGTCAGCGGCGTCCTGCCGTTCTCCACCagtcagctggagctggtgcactaaggaggaggaggagggttgtgAAGAAGCAGCATGAGGGCGTTAGAT contains:
- the LOC130522708 gene encoding ankyrin repeat domain-containing protein 46 translates to MSYVFINDSSQTNVPLLQACIDGDLPFSKRLLETGCDPNIRDNRGRTGLHLAAARGNVDICRLLHKFGADLLATDYQGNTALHLCGHVDTIQFLVSNGLKIDICNHNGSTPLVLAKRRGVNKDAIRLLEGLEEQEVKGFNRGPHSKMETMQMADSESAMESHSLLNPNLQSSEGVLSSFRTTWQEFVEDLGFWRVLLLLVVIALLSLGIAYYVSGVLPFSTSQLELVH